The sequence CGTCGTCGATGACGTGGACACTGGTTATGGACGGATCCAAGAATTTCTTGCCGACACCCATCTCTCATTGTCTTCTGAGCAGTTGACACCACATTTATATTGGCATACCGGGGACAGAGCGATCGCACATCTGTTCAGGGTAGCGGCCAGTCTTGACTCAATGATCATTGGAGAATCTCAAATCCTCGGACAACTTAAGGATGCCTTTGAAATGGCGCTGGCCCATAAGACGACCGGCGTGATCATGAACAAAGTCGTCAAAAAGGCGATCTCCGTGGCCAAGCGCGTGCGGACCGAGACGAAGATCTCAGAAATGGCAGTCTCGGTCAGCTATGCCGCGGTCGAGCTGGCCAAGAAAATTTTCTCGAATCTTCACGAGAAAACCGTGCTGTTGATCGGAGCGGGGGAAATGGCCAAGCTGGCGGCTCGACATTTGCTGGCTCACGGAGTGGGGCACGTGCGTATTACGACAAGAACGCCGCAGCATGCGGTAGATCTCGCAGCCAAATTCGGTGGGACCGCGGTCCCATTCGATCAATTCAAGGACGACATGGCGTCGGCGGACATCGTATTGGTCTCCACTGGGGCGTCGCACTATCTTGTTGGGGCCGAGGATGTCCACCGGGCGGTCGCAGAACGGATGAATCGTCCCATGTTCTTGATCGATATTTCCGTTCCCAGGAATATCGATCCGGCCGTTCGCCATGTCGACAACGCGTTTCTCTTCGACATCGACGATCTCAAACAGCGCGTTGAACAAAACC is a genomic window of Candidatus Nitrospira kreftii containing:
- a CDS encoding Glutamyl-tRNA reductase; translation: MHLIVVGLSHKTAPVEIREQLAVPESRLGEALTRLCSYPGIKEGILLSTCNRVEVYSVVDDVDTGYGRIQEFLADTHLSLSSEQLTPHLYWHTGDRAIAHLFRVAASLDSMIIGESQILGQLKDAFEMALAHKTTGVIMNKVVKKAISVAKRVRTETKISEMAVSVSYAAVELAKKIFSNLHEKTVLLIGAGEMAKLAARHLLAHGVGHVRITTRTPQHAVDLAAKFGGTAVPFDQFKDDMASADIVLVSTGASHYLVGAEDVHRAVAERMNRPMFLIDISVPRNIDPAVRHVDNAFLFDIDDLKQRVEQNRAERMREAEKAERMVLEEVTTLLDWMKSLEVTPTIVALRNRVDDIKRAEVEKVLSRLGHLSSQDRELVEGLASSIVNKLIHPTMITLKTEVNSSSGPAFVEAARRFFHLDRPASAGRQSEDYVEPDRCSNEQAEELEPDESAQKPSMRKQAR